The segment TTCTGAAGAAATTCAAATTTTAGGTGGAGAGCTCAAAGGCAAAATCCCATTAAAGATGAGACATTTACTACTTGATAATTCAGCTTTTACATTTCCTCTTCAAGCAGATGGGGTTGAGAGGTCAAGCAATCCCTACGATGCTCTAAATGGAGCATTATTAGTCAATTTCAACACAGCTTCTCTCGAAAAGAAAACCGATGGGACCCTAACTTCAGCTGAAAAGCAAACTCCGCTTACTCCACTTACAATTTCTCTAGGAAAGCAAATCAAGCCAGGCAAACAACGAATTAACCTGGCTCAAGATCCCGCTCTTGCACAACGATATTCAGGTGAATTGATGAAAGCCATCTGGAAAGAAAATGAATTGGAATTTACTGGGGGAATCAAAAATTCGCTAAAAAAAGAGAATGACAAATTTATCTTTCAGTACAAAAACTCCAAATCACTGAAAGAAATTCTCCGTGCAATGCTTAAGTATTCAAATAATTTTATTGCGAATCAGATTTTGCTCTCTGCATCCCTAGAAAGAGAGCAATCATCGATTGATTTTGAAAGATCAATCAAACCCTGGAAAGAGTGGTGGCAAGACAAATTGGGGGTGAGCCCAAAAAAGATTAGCCTGGTGGAAGCATCTGGGATCTCTAGAAAGAATTGGTTGAGCGAGAAGGACATGCTGAAGGTATTGGAACTGCTA is part of the SAR324 cluster bacterium genome and harbors:
- a CDS encoding D-alanyl-D-alanine carboxypeptidase, with amino-acid sequence MFIAIPDYIMPINQQKLYRMATKVIIILVIPRFFLGLAFAVEPDWTALKKRVQPHIKEGVLLIAKSGEPHFHYTTDPDKKWIPASTLKVPLALYALDVWGEDHHFQTEVYLRDNQDLLIRGLGDPFFVSEEIQILGGELKGKIPLKMRHLLLDNSAFTFPLQADGVERSSNPYDALNGALLVNFNTASLEKKTDGTLTSAEKQTPLTPLTISLGKQIKPGKQRINLAQDPALAQRYSGELMKAIWKENELEFTGGIKNSLKKENDKFIFQYKNSKSLKEILRAMLKYSNNFIANQILLSASLEREQSSIDFERSIKPWKEWWQDKLGVSPKKISLVEASGISRKNWLSEKDMLKVLELLRMHPNLLSEYQGLKSKTGSLKGIYSLVGYAGKKDEWEFVLFLEQEKNTREKIAKQIFTFFSHVPE